A single Cucumis melo cultivar AY chromosome 4, USDA_Cmelo_AY_1.0, whole genome shotgun sequence DNA region contains:
- the LOC103500279 gene encoding hypothetical protein At1g04090-like, with the protein MGNNGSKKNQNQALPIHTTFNFPSPLPPFPQGKSAFAGGVINLGGGLKIRRISSFNKIWTTHEGGPSNLGATFFEPSPLPQGFFSLGHYCQPNNKPFFARILVGRDDSLAGDALKKPVDFTLVWTSEKSNIKRDTDGYIWSPTPPDGYRAVGHVVTTSSEKPSVDRVRCVRADLTEQSEKETWIWGLKDSVDDNGFNIFSFRPTRRDVTAAGVSVGTFVALQATNSPLPFLCLRNSASIFAAMPDVSQISTLFRTYAPLIYFHPKEKFLPSSVNWYFSNGALLFNKSDESKPVPIDLNGTNLPQGGQNDGGFWLDLPIDGGAKEKVKHGDLQSCQVYLRIKPMIGGTFTDITIWIFFPFNGPATAKVGIIDIPFRKIGEHVGDWEHITLRISNFTGELWKVYFAQHSKGEWIDASSLEFEKGNKVVAYSSLNGHASYSKPGLVMQGGGEIGLKNETAKSGMVLDTGASSIEIAAEYLGEEAVAEPAWVNYFRQWGPKIEYQIAEEMEKVEKLLPGRLKEAFKQFMNRLPDEILGQEGPTGPKLKDSWNGDERS; encoded by the exons ATGGGAAATAATGGATCCAAGAAGAACCAGAACCAAGCTTTGCCCATTCATACCACCTTCAACTTTCCTTCTCCACTTCCACCTTTTCCACAAG GCAAAAGTGCCTTCGCCGGAGGCGTCATCAACCTCGGAGGCGGACTGAAAATTCGCCGGATTTCATCCTTCAACAAAATCTGGACCACCCACGAGGGCGGTCCAAGCAACCTCGGAGCCACATTCTTCGAGCCCTCTCCTCTTCCCCAAGGCTTCTTCTCTCTTGGCCATTATTGTCAACCCAACAACAAGCCCTTCTTTGCCCGAATTCTCGTCGGAAGAGACGACTCTCTTGCCGGTGACGCCCTCAAGAAGCCTGTCGACTTCACCCTCGTATGGACCAGCGAAAAATCCAACATCAAACGCGACACCGACGGCTACATCTGGTCCCCGACACCGCCAGACGGTTACAGAGCTGTCGGCCACGTTGTCACCACTTCGTCGGAAAAGCCCTCCGTCGACAGAGTTCGATGCGTCCGTGCTGATTTAACAGAGCAATCCGAGAAGGAGACATGGATTTGGGGACTCAAAGATTCAGTGGATGACAACGGGTTTAACATATTCAGTTTCAGACCCACAAGAAGGGATGTCACGGCAGCGGGAGTTTCCGTCGGAACATTCGTCGCCTTGCAGGCTACAAATTCTCCTCTGCCATTTCTCTGTTTAAGAAACTCCGCTTCAATTTTTGCAGCAATGCCAGATGTTTCTCAGATCTCCACTCTTTTTCGAACTTACGCGCCGTTGATTTACTTTCATCCCAAGGAGAAGTTTCTGCCGTCGTCGGTGAACTGGTATTTCTCCAACGGTGCTCTGCTTTTCAACAAATCTGACGAATCAAAACCCGTTCCGATCGACCTGAATGGAACAAACCTCCCACAGGGCGGCCAAAACGATGGAGGGTTCTGGCTGGATCTTCCCATCGATGGCGGAGCAAAAGAGAAGGTGAAACATGGCGATTTACAGAGCTGCCAAGTTTATCTCCGGATTAAGCCAATGATCGGAGGGACTTTCACGGACATAACGATATGGATATTTTTTCCATTCAATGGGCCAGCAACGGCGAAGGTTGGGATAATCGACATTCCGTTCAGGAAGATAGGCGAACACGTCGGCGATTGGGAGCATATAACGTTACGGATTAGTAATTTCACGGGAGAGCTGTGGAAGGTTTATTTTGCTCAGCACAGTAAAGGGGAGTGGATTGACGCGTCGTCACTTGAGTTTGAAAAGGGGAACAAAGTGGTTGCTTACTCGTCGTTGAACGGCCATGCTTCCTACTCAAAGCCTGGATTg GTAATGCAAGGTGGGGGAGAGATTGGGCTAAAGAATGAGACGGCGAAAAGCGGGATGGTACTCGACACCGGAGCCAGCTCTATAGAGATAGCGGCAGAATATTTGGGGGAGGAGGCAGTGGCGGAGCCGGCGTGGGTGAACTATTTCCGGCAATGGGGGCCAAAAATAGAGTACCAAATTGCAGAGGAAATGGAGAAGGTAGAGAAATTGCTACCGGGGAGATTGAAAGAAGCATTTAAACAATTTATGAACCGATTGCCGGATGAAATTCTTGGACAAGAAGGACCTACAGGACCTAAATTGAAGGATAGTTGGAACGGAGATGAACgcagttaa
- the LOC127148976 gene encoding uncharacterized protein LOC127148976, with translation MDKNDDHQNREDMMSNDQPCVEEQHTQDHNVETQRQHQEESGSVISIDGRDANLLLTIRDISDNLNAQSRKEKDLPEMITTLPLVSQPLPLCKILPSSSSTLNQPAMAPLDQTVQIHEETNEDQERPKKRRKTISVLDVEIIDVDTYNPMWQLDEKLWNVYLEWKRSRKTTHEESSSGGSSSGGSSSGGSSSGGSSSGGSSSGGSSSGGSSSGGSSSGGGSSSRGSSSRSSGGSGGRSSGGSGGRSSGSRSGSRSGSRSGYEIRTQDIKGARMRRRQHVACIDWLKSGEGAHVESFENGK, from the exons ATGGACAAAAATGATGATCatcagaatagagaagatatgatgAGCAATGACCAGCCATGTGTTGAAGAACAACACACTCAAGATCATAACGTGGAAactcaaag GCAACATCAAGAGGAATCCGGTAGTGTtataagcatagacggtaggGATGCAAACTTGCTACTGACTATTAGAGATATATCAGATAATCTAAACGCTCAAAGTCGGAAGGAAAAAGACCTGccagaaatgattactacccttccacttgtgagccaacctctgCCACTTTGTAAGATACTACCATCATCAAGTAGTACTCTCAACCAACCTGCaatggctccattggatcaaactgtacaaattcatgAG GAAACAAATGAAGATCAGGAAAGAccaaagaagagaagaaag ACAATATCTGTACTAGATGTCGAAATCATTGATGTAGATACATATAATCCCATGTGGCAATTGGATGAAAAGTTGTGGAACGTATACTTggaatggaaaagatcaagaaaaacaacacATGAAGAAAG TAGTAGTGGTGGTAGTAGTAGTGGTGGTAGTAGTAGTGGTGGTAGTAGTAGTGGTGGTAGTAGTAGTGGTGGTAGTAGTAGTGGTGGTAGTAGTAGTGGTGGTAGTAGTAGTGGTGGTAGTAGTAGTGGTGGTGGTAGTAGTAGTCGTggtagtagtagtcgtagtagtgGTGGTAGTGGTGGTCGTAGTAGTGGTGGTAGTGGTGGTCGTAGTAGTGGTAGTCGTAGTGGTAGTCGTAGTGGTAGTCGTAGTG GCTATGAGATTCGAACACAGGACATCAAAGGCGCCCGCATGAGGAGAAGACAACACGTGGCATGCATAGATTGGCTaaagagtggagaaggtgcgCATGTGGAGTCTTTCGAAAATGGGAAATAA
- the LOC103500280 gene encoding hypothetical protein At1g04090-like — MGNCLSSSSTPPTLPIDSKFSFPSPHLATLSETNTLTGGFASGTIDLGRGLHVCQISSFNKIWAARQGGPDNLGATFFEPNSLPEGFFVLGYFCRSNKNALFGFVLAGKDNGFDGEEALKKPVDYTLVWSTESSKIKRDGNGYIWSPTPPDGYRAVGHVVTASREKPSVDKIRCVRSDLTEECEKEAWIWGPMKSGDENGFNIYSSRPKNRGITETGVSTGAFVALPAPTTGNSPLPQLFCLKNLNSISAAMPDLSQIDSLYQAYSPVIYYHPKEKYLPSSVDWFFSGGALLYDKSNESNSVPINPDGSNLPQGGSNDGQFWLNLPTDEEGKEKLKKGDLQSCKVYLHVKPMIGGTFTDIATWIFFPFNGPATAKVGIIDIPFTKIGEHIGDWEHITLRISNFTGELGRVYFAQHSKGEWVDPPSLEFEKGNKVVAYSSLNGHASYSKPGLVLQGAAEIGIRNETAKSGLVLDTGTNYLVIAAEYLEGVVEEPAWVNYTREWGPKIEYPIVEEIEKVENLLPGRLKEGFRGFVNKLPDEIRGEEGPTGPKMKNSWNGDEP; from the coding sequence ATGGGGAACTGcctttcctcttcttcaacccCTCCCACCCTTCCCATCGATTCTAAATTCTCTTTCCCTTCCCCCCATCTGGCAACCCTTTCCGAAACCAACACACTCACCGGAGGATTTGCTTCAGGCACCATCGACCTCGGCCGCGGCCTCCATGTCTGCCAAATTTCCTCCTTCAACAAAATTTGGGCTGCTCGTCAAGGTGGCCCGGACAATCTCGGAGCCACATTCTTCGAACCCAATTCACTTCCGGAAGGATTTTTCGTTTTGGGCTATTTTTGTCGCTCGAATAAAAACGCTCTGTTCGGATTTGTTCTCGCCGGAAAAGATAATGGGTTTGACGGGGAAGAAGCTTTAAAGAAGCCCGTGGATTATACTTTGGTCTGGAGTACTGAGTCATCGAAGATTAAGCGAGACGGTAACGGCTACATATGGTCGCCGACGCCGCCAGATGGATACAGAGCCGTCGGGCACGTCGTCACAGCATCGCGGGAGAAACCTTCTGTTGACAAAATCCGGTGTGTTCGTTCGGACTTGACGGAGGAATGCGAGAAGGAAGCATGGATTTGGGGGCCCATGAAATCGGGAGACGAAAATGGGTTTAATATTTATAGTTCCAGACCTAAAAACAGAGGAATTACAGAGACGGGAGTTTCCACCGGAGCTTTTGTAGCTCTGCCGGCACCAACAACGGGAAATTCTCCTTTACCTCAGTTATTCTGCTTGAAGAATTTGAATTCGATATCTGCAGCTATGCCCGATTTATCCCAAATTGATTCTTTATATCAAGCTTATTCTCCAGTTATTTACTACcatccaaaagaaaaatatctcCCGTCGTCAGTGGACTGGTTTTTCTCCGGCGGGGCTCTGTTGTATGATAAATCAAACGAATCAAATTCAGTTCCGATCAACCCGGACGGGTCGAATCTTCCTCAAGGGGGATCAAACGATGGTCAATTCTGGTTAAATCTTCCCACCGACGAGGAAGGAAAAGAGAAATTGAAAAAAGGTGATTTACAGAGCTGTAAAGTTTATCTCCATGTGAAGCCGATGATCGGAGGAACTTTCACGGATATAGCAACATGGATTTTCTTCCCCTTCAATGGACCAGCGACAGCAAAGGTCGGAATAATCGACATTCCGTTCACAAAGATTGGTGAACACATAGGAGATTGGGAGCACATTACTTTACGAATAAGCAATTTCACCGGGGAGCTCGGACGAGTTTACTTCGCACAGCATAGTAAAGGTGAGTGGGTCGATCCGCCATCGCTAGAGTTTGAGAAGGGTAACAAAGTGGTGGCGTATTCGTCGTTGAACGGCCATGCTTCGTACTCGAAGCCTGGACTGGTGTTGCAGGGCGCGGCAGAGATCGGAATTCGTAACGAGACGGCAAAGAGTGGATTGGTGCTTGACACCGGAACAAATTACTTGGTAATTGCGGCGGAGTATTTGGAGGGGGTGGTAGAGGAGCCGGCGTGGGTAAATTACACAAGGGAATGGGGGCCGAAAATTGAATATCCGATCGTGGAGGAGATTGAAAAAGTGGAGAATTTGCTGCCGGGAAGGTTGAAGGAAGGATTCAGAGGATTTGTAAACAAATTGCCGGATGAAATTCGTGGAGAAGAAGGTCCAACCGGACCCAAAATGAAGAACAGTTGGAATGGAGATGAACcctaa